A window of the Cannabis sativa cultivar Pink pepper isolate KNU-18-1 chromosome X, ASM2916894v1, whole genome shotgun sequence genome harbors these coding sequences:
- the LOC115702852 gene encoding pentatricopeptide repeat-containing protein At2g03880, mitochondrial, whose protein sequence is MRAICKPRCVQPPSILQRCLSGKILVSCNELESLSSSSLVENFTRYCYQRQLPAAMGALEAMQRRGVWANSITYSELIKCCLACGAVEQGKLVHKHLFSNGYQPKTFLLNVLISMYVKFGILEEALEVFNLMPERNVVSWTTMIAAYSNAKLNHRALELLVLMLRDGLRPNMFTYSSVLRACVDLWILKQLHSSIIKVGLESDVFVRSALIDIYSKWGEVQNALGVFNEMVTGDLIIWNSIIGGFSQNSFWDEALNLFKNMKMAGIVADQSTLTSVLRACTGLALLELGRQVHVHVLKFDQDLILNNAVLDMYCKCGSFEDANSLFHRMKEKDVISWSTMIAGLAQNGFSQEALKLFESMKVSGPKPNYITILGVLFACSHAGLVEDGWYYFRSMKQLFGIEPTKEHYGCIVDLLGRAGQLNEAVNLVHEMKGEADAVTWRTLLGACRVHRNVDLAILAAKQILKLDPEDAGAYILLSNIYANSQRWTDVTEVRRSMRAIGVRKEPGCSWIEVNKQIHAFTMGDNSHPLIDDINKRLNQLIKRLKELGYVPDTNFVLQDLEGEQSEDSLRYHSEKLAIVFGLMSLPKEKVIRVRKNIRICGDCHVFAKLLSNREERSIVIRDPIRYHHFQNGKCSCGDYW, encoded by the coding sequence ATGAGAGCCATCTGCAAGCCGCGTTGCGTGCAGCCGCCTTCCATTCTACAACGCTGTTTGTCGGGGAAGATTTTGGTGTCTTGTAATGAACTGGAATCATTGTCATCCTCCTCCCTGGTCGAGAACTTCACCAGATATTGCTACCAGAGACAACTGCCCGCGGCCATGGGAGCTCTGGAAGCCATGCAACGCCGCGGAGTTTGGGCTAATTCGATTACTTACTCGGAGCTCATTAAGTGCTGCTTGGCTTGTGGGGCTGTTGAACAGGGTAAGCTTGTTCACAAACACCTTTTCTCAAATGGGTATCAGCCAAAGACTTTTCTACTCAATGTTCTGATTAGTATGTATGTTAAATTTGGTATATTGGAGGAAGCACTGGAAGTGTTCAACTTAATGCCTGAAAGAAATGTTGTTTCTTGGACAACAATGATAGCAGCTTACTCTAATGCTAAACTCAATCACAGGGCTTTGGAGTTATTGGTATTGATGCTTAGAGATGGTTTGAGGCCAAATATGTTCACCTACTCCTCTGTTCTGAGAGCATGTGTGGATTTATGGATTCTTAAACAGCTTCATTCTAGTATAATCAAAGTTGGGTTGGAGTCTGATGTTTTTGTTCGTAGTGCTCTAATTGATATTTACTCAAAATGGGGTGAGGTTCAAAATGCTTTAGGTGTTTTTAATGAGATGGTGACTGGAGATTTGATTATTTGGAACTCCATCATTGGGGGTTTCTCACAAAACAGCTTTTGGGATGAAGCTTTGAATCTGTTTAAGAACATGAAAATGGCAGGTATTGTCGCTGACCAATCGACACTGACAAGTGTTTTGAGAGCATGTACAGGGTTAGCGCTTTTGGAATTAGGTAGACAAGTTCATGTTCATGTGTTGAAGTTTGATCAGGATCTAATTTTAAACAATGCAGTTCTTGATATGTATTGCAAGTGTGGTAGCTTTGAAGATGCAAACAGTTTGTTCCATAGGATGAAAGAGAAGGATGTAATCTCCTGGAGCACCATGATTGCAGGGTTAGCTCAAAACGGTTTCAGCCAAGAGGCGTTGAAGTTATTCGAGTCCATGAAAGTTTCAGGGCCTAAACCAAACTACATTACAATTCTTGGGGTCTTGTTTGCCTGTAGCCATGCTGGTCTTGTAGAAGATGGTTGGTACTATTTTCGATCAATGAAGCAGCTATTCGGGATAGAGCCCACAAAGGAGCATTACGGTTGCATCGTTGACCTTCTTGGTAGGGCTGGACAGCTTAACGAAGCAGTAAATTTAGTTCATGAAATGAAGGGTGAAGCTGATGCCGTTACATGGAGAACTTTGCTTGGTGCTTGTAGGGTTCACCGGAATGTAGACCTAGCCATACTCGCAGCCAAGCAAATACTAAAACTGGATCCCGAAGATGCTGGAGCCTATATTCTGCTATCAAATATCTATGCGAATTCTCAGAGATGGACTGATGTTACTGAAGTTAGAAGGAGCATGAGAGCCATAGGAGTAAGGAAAGAGCCGGGATGTAGCTGGATCGAAGTTAACAAACAGATTCATGCTTTTACTATGGGAGATAACTCACATCCATTGATAGACGACATTAATAAGCGCCTAAACCAGTTGATTAAAAGATTAAAGGAACTGGGATATGTTCCAGACACTAATTTTGTTTTACAAGATCTTGAAGGGGAACAAAGTGAAGATTCACTTCGTTATCATAGCGAAAAATTGGCAATTGTCTTTGGTTTGATGTCCTTGCCAAAAGAGAAGGTTATCCGTGTTAGGAAAAACATCAGGATCTGTGGAGACTGTCATGTCTTTGCAAAGCTCTTGTCGAATCGAGAGGAAAGAAGTATTGTGATACGGGATCCCATTCGATACCATCATTTTCAAAATGGCAAGTGTTCTTGTGGAGATTACTGGTAG